The Kroppenstedtia pulmonis genome has a segment encoding these proteins:
- a CDS encoding YaaC family protein, producing the protein MPDRPVRRIPCDLPEQKMWNLFLILENEVTAKRYLEEKYSYAEMEKPGQKAFHSAQPLVYYVKQAREIYRIAGRSELFIRPLLTYYGMMNLCKAWLITMDPEYPRNTAVLRHGVSTRKRKKQNYNFLTDEVRIQREGLLSELIHNHQLQRHIGEVWRMKELFSLIPEVQDGYRQLFRENSLYPVAVFDHWNPPDQGMPFYVEERILDHGNVTASGFLQRLHHYSSDSNIHFSLLKQGTKPSLLGLRWHHPQVLHVNLWEKGFAHPWLREDRRGGYYLYAGDNRLSTPLPEIFVHYLLLFSLGMLCRYETALWGDMIYGMTTEDMVLIQEFLDVTQRKFPNLILNALFEEKLIFSPV; encoded by the coding sequence ATGCCTGATCGTCCTGTCCGCCGTATTCCCTGTGATCTACCTGAACAAAAGATGTGGAATCTGTTTCTCATTCTGGAAAATGAAGTGACGGCCAAACGCTATTTAGAGGAGAAATACAGTTACGCTGAGATGGAAAAGCCGGGTCAAAAAGCGTTTCATTCAGCACAACCCTTGGTTTACTATGTCAAACAGGCACGGGAAATCTATCGAATCGCCGGGAGGAGCGAACTGTTTATCCGACCCTTGCTTACTTATTATGGGATGATGAACCTGTGCAAGGCTTGGCTGATCACGATGGATCCCGAATACCCACGAAACACGGCGGTACTCCGTCATGGTGTATCCACACGAAAACGAAAAAAACAGAATTACAATTTTTTGACGGATGAGGTCCGGATCCAACGGGAAGGGTTGCTCAGTGAACTGATCCACAATCATCAGCTACAGAGACATATCGGGGAAGTCTGGAGGATGAAAGAACTTTTCTCCCTGATTCCCGAAGTGCAGGACGGATACCGTCAGCTGTTCCGGGAGAACAGTTTATACCCGGTTGCTGTATTTGATCACTGGAATCCCCCTGATCAGGGAATGCCTTTTTATGTCGAAGAGAGGATATTGGATCACGGAAACGTGACCGCTTCCGGTTTCCTCCAACGCCTTCATCACTATTCCTCAGATTCCAATATCCATTTTTCCCTCCTGAAACAAGGGACTAAGCCATCTCTTCTCGGCCTTCGATGGCATCACCCCCAGGTGCTCCATGTAAACCTGTGGGAAAAGGGGTTTGCACACCCTTGGTTGCGGGAAGACAGGAGAGGCGGTTATTACCTGTATGCAGGTGATAACCGCCTCTCTACTCCCTTACCGGAGATCTTTGTTCATTATTTGCTATTATTCTCTCTGGGCATGCTGTGCCGGTATGAAACGGCTTTGTGGGGAGACATGATCTATGGGATGACCACGGAGGATATGGTACTGATCCAGGAGTTCCTCGATGTCACCCAACGCAAATTTCCCAATTTGATATTAAATGCGTTGTTTGAAGAAAAATTGATTTTCTCTCCGGTTTAA
- the guaB gene encoding IMP dehydrogenase translates to MWKDKFAKEGLTFDDVLLLPARSETLPRDVDLSTRLTDRIRLNAPLLSAGMDTVTEAPMAIAMARQGGVGIIHKNMGIREQAEEVDRVKRSESGVITNPFYLHPDNKVSDAESLMAKYRISGVPIVDQSKKLVGILTNRDLRFVRDYSIPISEVMTQSNLVTAPVGTTLKDAEEILQRHKIEKLPLVDGKGMLKGLITIKDIEKATLFPQSAKDDQGRLLAGAAVGVSQDLMERTAALVEAEVDILVVDTAHGHSLGVLNTVANLRKQYPDLVIVAGNVATGEGTRDLIQAGASVVKVGIGPGSICTTRVVAGIGVPQITAIHDCATVAREYGVPIIADGGIRFSGDIVKALAAGADAVMMGSLFAGTEESPGDTEIYQGRQFKVYRGMGSIGAMKSGSKDRYFQENAQKLVPEGIEGRVPYKGPLADTVYQMMGGLRAGMGYCGTKNLEELQNNTRFIRITSASLQEGHPHDIQITKEAPNYNM, encoded by the coding sequence ATGTGGAAAGATAAATTTGCCAAAGAAGGTTTAACCTTTGACGATGTACTACTGTTACCTGCCCGTTCGGAAACATTACCCAGGGATGTGGATCTCTCCACTCGTTTAACAGATCGGATCCGTTTGAATGCTCCTTTATTGAGCGCCGGAATGGATACCGTTACAGAGGCTCCCATGGCCATAGCCATGGCTCGTCAAGGCGGAGTCGGTATTATTCATAAGAACATGGGTATTCGCGAACAGGCGGAAGAAGTGGATCGAGTGAAACGCTCAGAAAGCGGTGTAATCACAAACCCCTTCTACCTGCACCCGGATAACAAAGTATCCGATGCAGAATCCTTGATGGCCAAATATCGGATTTCCGGTGTACCGATTGTGGATCAAAGCAAAAAACTGGTGGGCATTCTGACAAATCGAGATCTGAGGTTTGTCCGTGATTATTCCATTCCAATTTCCGAAGTCATGACCCAGAGTAATTTGGTAACGGCTCCAGTGGGGACAACACTGAAGGATGCTGAAGAGATCCTGCAACGGCATAAGATCGAAAAATTGCCTTTGGTGGATGGCAAGGGGATGCTAAAGGGACTGATCACCATCAAGGATATAGAAAAGGCCACTTTGTTTCCTCAGTCTGCCAAAGATGACCAAGGGCGACTTTTGGCCGGGGCGGCAGTGGGGGTATCCCAAGATCTCATGGAACGTACTGCCGCTTTGGTGGAAGCAGAGGTGGACATCTTGGTGGTGGATACCGCTCACGGACATTCTCTGGGTGTGTTGAACACCGTGGCCAACCTTCGGAAGCAATATCCCGATTTGGTGATTGTAGCCGGAAATGTGGCCACAGGAGAGGGAACACGGGATTTGATCCAAGCCGGTGCCAGTGTGGTGAAGGTGGGGATCGGACCCGGCTCCATCTGTACCACTCGGGTTGTAGCCGGAATCGGTGTTCCGCAAATCACGGCGATTCATGATTGTGCAACCGTAGCCCGTGAATATGGTGTTCCGATTATTGCCGACGGTGGTATTCGCTTTTCCGGGGATATCGTGAAAGCATTGGCCGCCGGTGCGGATGCTGTCATGATGGGCAGTCTGTTTGCCGGTACCGAGGAATCCCCTGGAGATACAGAAATCTATCAAGGACGTCAATTTAAAGTCTACCGGGGTATGGGTTCCATTGGAGCCATGAAGTCTGGCAGTAAGGATCGTTACTTTCAGGAAAATGCACAGAAGCTGGTTCCCGAGGGCATTGAAGGCCGTGTCCCCTACAAAGGTCCACTGGCTGACACCGTCTATCAGATGATGGGGGGACTTCGTGCCGGTATGGGATATTGCGGTACGAAAAACCTGGAGGAATTGCAAAACAACACCCGGTTTATCCGGATTACAAGCGCCTCTCTTCAGGAAGGACACCCCCACGACATCCAGATCACCAAAGAAGCACCTAACTATAATATGTAA
- the gyrA gene encoding DNA gyrase subunit A, with translation MSETERINEINISQEMRNSFLDYAMSVIVSRALPDVRDGLKPVHRRIIYTLHELGMTSDKPYRKSANVVGNVLASYHPHGDTAVYDTMVRMAQDFSYRYMLVDGHGNFGSVDGDSAAAMRYTEARMTKISQELLRDIQKETIDFGPNYDGRLEEPLVLPARFPNLLVNGTSGIAVGMATNIPPHNLGEVIDGLLAMIQNPDITVDELMEIIKGPDFPTAGLILGREGIKKAYRTGRGSIKLQAKTRIEEASNGKMRIVVEELPYQVNKAKLVEKIAELVRDKKLDGITDLRDESDREGMRVIIELRRDVNPRVLLNNLYKHTAMQTSFGVNMLALVDGKPLVLNLQQVLHHYLRHQVEVIRRRTQFDLRKAEERAHILEGLRTALDHIDKVIALIRGSQTGQEAKDGLMEKFGLSEIQAQAILDMRLQRLTGLEREKIDSEYDELQKTITKLKAILASEKRIYGVVRKELAEVKKKYGDERRTRIMIDAEELSDEDLIPEDEVSILLTHRGYIKRTSLSTYRAQRRGGRGVSGMGTRDDDFVQHLFVTSSHNYLLFFTNKGKVYRMKAYEIPELSRQARGTAIINLIQIDQGEYIETVIPVKDFTSDSFLFFGTKHGIVKKTSLEEFENIRRNGLFAINLREGDELIGVKLTDGDQEIMMGTRLGMSIRFPEKDVRYMGRTATGVKGIALGDQDEVVGMDIVQPDKEVMVVTSKGYGKRTPISEYRTQSRGGKGIKTQNITKRKGPVVALRIVSPEEDLMIVTTSGVIIRTNVSGISKMGRYAQGVKLISLKDDGEVATVARVATEEEEEEVTEED, from the coding sequence ATGTCTGAAACGGAGCGGATCAATGAAATCAATATTAGTCAGGAAATGAGAAACTCTTTCCTGGACTATGCCATGAGTGTCATCGTCAGCCGGGCTCTACCCGATGTCAGGGACGGTCTGAAACCGGTTCACCGACGAATTATATATACCCTGCATGAATTGGGAATGACGTCGGATAAACCGTACCGGAAGTCAGCCAACGTGGTGGGTAATGTGCTGGCCTCCTATCACCCTCACGGGGATACGGCTGTTTATGATACCATGGTTCGGATGGCTCAGGATTTTTCCTATCGTTACATGCTCGTGGACGGACACGGGAACTTTGGCTCCGTAGACGGGGACTCTGCGGCGGCGATGCGTTATACAGAAGCACGGATGACTAAAATATCCCAAGAACTCCTGCGGGATATCCAGAAAGAAACCATCGATTTCGGCCCTAACTATGATGGGCGTTTGGAAGAGCCTTTGGTTCTTCCGGCCCGGTTTCCCAATCTGTTAGTGAACGGGACATCGGGGATTGCTGTAGGTATGGCAACCAACATTCCTCCTCACAATTTGGGGGAAGTGATTGATGGATTGTTGGCCATGATCCAGAATCCGGATATCACTGTGGACGAATTGATGGAGATCATTAAAGGACCCGACTTTCCCACTGCCGGATTGATTTTGGGCCGTGAGGGAATCAAGAAAGCTTATCGAACCGGACGGGGGAGTATCAAGCTTCAGGCCAAAACCCGGATTGAAGAAGCAAGTAACGGTAAAATGCGGATCGTGGTGGAAGAACTCCCCTACCAAGTGAATAAAGCCAAATTAGTGGAAAAGATCGCGGAATTGGTCCGGGATAAGAAACTGGACGGCATTACAGATCTGCGGGATGAATCAGACCGTGAGGGAATGCGGGTTATCATCGAGCTTCGCCGGGATGTCAACCCTCGTGTACTGTTGAACAACCTGTACAAACATACGGCGATGCAGACCAGCTTTGGAGTCAATATGCTGGCCCTTGTAGACGGGAAGCCATTGGTGCTCAATCTGCAACAAGTTTTGCACCATTACTTGCGTCACCAGGTGGAAGTCATTCGACGCCGAACGCAGTTTGATTTGCGGAAAGCGGAAGAAAGGGCTCATATCCTGGAAGGACTGCGAACCGCTTTGGACCATATCGACAAAGTGATCGCCTTGATCCGGGGATCGCAAACAGGTCAGGAAGCCAAGGACGGACTGATGGAGAAGTTCGGTCTTTCGGAAATACAGGCTCAGGCCATATTGGATATGCGATTGCAACGACTGACCGGATTGGAACGGGAAAAAATCGACAGTGAATATGATGAACTGCAAAAAACAATCACCAAATTAAAAGCGATTCTCGCCTCGGAGAAGCGTATTTATGGCGTGGTTCGGAAAGAGCTGGCGGAAGTCAAGAAAAAATACGGGGATGAACGCCGAACCCGTATCATGATAGACGCTGAAGAACTGAGCGACGAAGATTTGATCCCTGAGGACGAGGTATCCATTCTCCTGACTCATCGGGGTTACATCAAGCGGACTTCCCTGTCCACCTACCGGGCACAACGTCGCGGTGGACGCGGTGTTTCCGGAATGGGAACCAGGGATGATGATTTTGTTCAACATTTGTTTGTCACCAGTTCCCATAATTATCTTCTCTTTTTCACCAACAAAGGGAAGGTATACCGAATGAAAGCCTACGAGATACCGGAATTGAGCCGGCAAGCCAGGGGAACGGCGATTATCAACTTGATCCAGATCGATCAAGGAGAATATATCGAAACTGTGATCCCGGTAAAGGATTTCACCTCGGATTCCTTCCTTTTCTTCGGAACCAAACACGGAATCGTGAAGAAGACTTCTCTGGAGGAATTTGAAAATATCCGGCGCAACGGGTTGTTTGCTATTAACCTCCGGGAAGGTGACGAACTGATCGGTGTGAAATTAACCGATGGTGATCAGGAAATCATGATGGGGACCCGTTTGGGAATGTCGATCCGCTTTCCGGAAAAAGATGTGCGATACATGGGTCGAACTGCCACCGGTGTCAAAGGGATTGCGTTGGGAGATCAGGACGAGGTAGTGGGGATGGACATTGTTCAGCCTGATAAGGAAGTCATGGTTGTTACTTCCAAAGGCTACGGGAAACGAACTCCTATCTCCGAATATCGAACTCAATCCCGTGGCGGTAAAGGGATCAAAACCCAAAATATAACCAAACGAAAAGGTCCTGTCGTCGCTTTGAGAATCGTCTCTCCCGAAGAGGACTTGATGATCGTTACCACCTCCGGTGTTATTATCCGGACCAATGTGTCAGGAATCTCCAAAATGGGCCGTTACGCACAGGGAGTGAAACTCATTTCCCTGAAGGACGACGGAGAAGTGGCCACAGTGGCCCGTGTTGCCACTGAGGAAGAAGAAGAGGAAGTAACGGAAGAAGATTGA
- a CDS encoding ABC transporter permease subunit translates to MKIAWIVFRKELTELIRDRRTLWMTILLPILAIPALILFIDSQQNSLAESQKEAISVAVAEDTDLSFLSRLKEIPNLKVKQVSNPEETLREGKVRLFLEETKGGQISIWANPGDTKSMMASETLGQQLDQINKNTYEQRYGNQIPPDTLFQWELKEIESKDNKNVQSLFFLIGMLLIMIPLTGGMPAAIDAVAGEKERGTLFPLNMVPVPSHKLLTGKLLTVFILGFVSTLLAIVSMGVAYSRVNPEIAEALKTIFFSADAAFWMVLCLLHILLLAVLELIVSTFAKSFKEANSYFTPLFFGALVPVYVLMGTMPYELSMSHFLLPIVSFTASLKELLAGQVVMPHLAGAMISTLVYVVIGIGFMNHFYKRQRI, encoded by the coding sequence ATGAAAATAGCATGGATCGTTTTCCGCAAAGAATTGACGGAACTGATTCGGGATCGCAGAACGTTATGGATGACCATTCTTCTTCCCATTTTGGCCATCCCGGCCTTAATCCTGTTTATAGACTCCCAACAAAACAGTCTGGCAGAGAGTCAAAAGGAAGCCATTTCCGTCGCTGTGGCTGAAGACACCGATTTATCCTTTCTGTCCCGACTGAAGGAAATTCCCAATCTAAAAGTCAAACAAGTATCCAACCCTGAAGAAACCCTTCGGGAAGGAAAGGTTCGTCTGTTTTTGGAAGAGACGAAAGGCGGACAGATATCCATCTGGGCCAATCCGGGGGATACCAAAAGTATGATGGCATCCGAAACCTTGGGACAACAACTGGATCAGATCAACAAAAACACCTATGAACAAAGATATGGCAATCAGATTCCTCCTGATACCTTGTTTCAGTGGGAGTTGAAAGAAATCGAATCCAAAGACAACAAAAATGTACAATCTCTGTTCTTCCTTATCGGCATGTTGCTCATCATGATCCCACTTACCGGTGGAATGCCTGCTGCCATCGACGCTGTCGCCGGGGAAAAGGAACGAGGCACACTGTTTCCTCTCAATATGGTTCCGGTACCCAGTCACAAACTGTTGACAGGCAAGCTGTTGACCGTGTTCATACTCGGTTTTGTCAGTACCCTTTTGGCCATTGTTTCGATGGGGGTGGCATACAGCCGGGTTAATCCGGAAATCGCCGAAGCTTTGAAAACGATCTTCTTTTCAGCGGATGCCGCTTTTTGGATGGTTTTGTGCCTGCTTCATATCTTGCTCCTGGCTGTATTGGAGCTGATTGTCAGTACCTTTGCCAAGTCCTTTAAAGAGGCCAACAGTTATTTCACCCCTCTTTTCTTCGGAGCCCTCGTTCCTGTTTATGTCTTGATGGGAACGATGCCTTATGAACTTAGCATGAGCCACTTTTTGTTGCCGATTGTCAGTTTTACGGCTTCACTGAAAGAACTTCTCGCCGGCCAAGTGGTTATGCCTCACCTGGCAGGAGCCATGATCAGTACGCTGGTCTATGTTGTAATCGGCATCGGCTTCATGAATCATTTTTATAAACGACAACGGATATAG
- a CDS encoding D-alanyl-D-alanine carboxypeptidase family protein, translating to MKAIKRIGVFAALICSFFIVTFTWFPEHAHASGLTEEVQARSFIIMEMKSGLIIEEKESTTPNVPASLTKVMTAYLVLDEVHQGRLKWEDKVTIGSRAAGIGETQVYLRKGEEFTIKELFQAMLVYSANDASVALAEHIAGSEEAFVHRMNQKAKSLGLQNTHFVNCTGLPRRSYMDPPLVAGKQLMTAEDMANLTRQLLRNYPEVFETVSQPHIYFREGKPNQKLLRNWNMMLPSLTHAYSGVDGVKTGFTSEAGYNFAGTAKQDGMRLITVVMGTQSNDKRFTETRKLMDYGFKLYEMKQMIHARKGIPGHQKISVDGGVEEEVKVVAKNSLHLPIHKGKQKKYGYQVEITKKVKAPLSQGSVVGKVDILYDGKKVPGLKSVPLVIEKDVEEAGWFRKFFRGIRDFFTE from the coding sequence TTGAAAGCAATAAAAAGGATCGGAGTCTTTGCGGCTCTTATTTGTTCCTTTTTCATTGTGACCTTTACATGGTTTCCTGAACATGCCCATGCCAGTGGTTTGACAGAGGAGGTTCAGGCCCGCTCTTTTATCATCATGGAGATGAAATCCGGCTTGATCATAGAAGAAAAGGAATCGACAACTCCTAACGTGCCCGCCAGTTTAACCAAGGTCATGACGGCTTATCTCGTCCTGGATGAAGTCCACCAGGGAAGATTGAAGTGGGAGGATAAAGTGACAATCGGTTCAAGAGCAGCGGGAATTGGTGAAACCCAGGTTTATCTCCGCAAAGGTGAAGAGTTCACGATAAAGGAGTTGTTTCAGGCCATGCTCGTCTACTCCGCCAATGATGCCTCTGTTGCCTTGGCGGAGCACATTGCAGGAAGCGAAGAGGCTTTTGTCCACCGAATGAATCAAAAAGCCAAATCATTGGGCCTTCAAAATACTCACTTTGTTAATTGTACAGGTTTGCCGAGACGAAGCTATATGGATCCACCTTTGGTAGCCGGGAAGCAATTGATGACAGCGGAAGATATGGCGAACCTGACCCGGCAGCTGCTGCGAAATTATCCTGAGGTATTTGAGACTGTTTCCCAGCCCCATATCTACTTTCGGGAAGGGAAACCGAATCAAAAATTGTTGCGTAATTGGAATATGATGCTTCCCAGTCTTACCCATGCCTATTCAGGTGTGGATGGCGTGAAAACGGGATTTACCAGTGAGGCTGGATACAACTTTGCCGGCACTGCAAAACAGGACGGAATGCGCCTGATTACGGTGGTGATGGGAACCCAATCCAATGACAAGCGGTTTACGGAAACCAGGAAGCTAATGGATTATGGTTTCAAACTGTACGAAATGAAGCAAATGATTCATGCCCGGAAGGGAATTCCCGGACACCAAAAAATATCAGTGGATGGCGGAGTGGAAGAGGAAGTAAAGGTGGTGGCCAAAAACTCCCTTCATCTTCCTATTCACAAGGGGAAGCAGAAGAAATACGGGTATCAGGTTGAAATAACGAAAAAGGTAAAGGCACCTTTATCCCAGGGAAGTGTCGTAGGGAAGGTGGATATTCTTTATGACGGGAAGAAAGTCCCTGGTCTGAAGTCTGTCCCCCTTGTGATTGAGAAAGATGTGGAGGAAGCCGGCTGGTTTCGTAAGTTCTTCCGGGGAATAAGAGATTTTTTTACGGAATGA
- a CDS encoding amino acid permease — MSDITASVKKGSGQLQRGLQARHMTMIAIGGSIGTGLFLASGNSIHTAGPGGALAAYIAVGIMVYFLMTSLGEMASYLPVTGSFSTYATRFVDPALGFALGWNYWYNWAITIAAELSAATLIVKFWFPNSLSLLWSLLFLGLIVGINYLSIKGFGEMEYWFALIKVGTVIIFLVVGLLMVVGIMGGEAVGFKNFTMKDGPFHGGWLAVLSIFMVAGFSFQGTEMIGVAAGESENPRQNVPKAVRQVFWRILLFYVLAIFVIGLLIPFTDPRLVDADITDIAVSPFTIVFEKAGLAFAASVMNAVILTAVLSAGNSGMYVSTRMLWVLAKEGKAPRFLAKVNRQGVPVNALLLTTLVGCVAFIASFFGDGVVYLWLLNASGMSGFIAWLGIAVSHYRFRKAYVAQGRDLQALPYRAKWFPFGPIFALILCLIVVLGQNYSAFTQTPIDWYGVLVSYIGLPLFMLLWVSYKIIYRTKVIPLKECSFDMESSVSPVKR, encoded by the coding sequence ATGAGTGATATCACTGCATCTGTGAAGAAGGGTTCCGGTCAGTTACAAAGAGGGTTACAGGCTCGCCATATGACGATGATTGCGATTGGGGGTTCCATCGGAACCGGGTTGTTTTTGGCCTCTGGAAACTCCATCCATACTGCCGGCCCCGGCGGGGCACTGGCGGCTTATATCGCAGTGGGAATAATGGTTTATTTTCTTATGACCAGTTTGGGAGAAATGGCCTCCTATTTGCCGGTAACCGGGTCTTTCAGTACGTATGCCACCCGGTTTGTAGATCCCGCCCTGGGTTTTGCTCTGGGCTGGAACTACTGGTACAACTGGGCCATTACGATTGCGGCTGAATTGTCCGCTGCCACTTTAATCGTCAAGTTTTGGTTTCCAAACAGTCTTTCCCTGTTATGGAGTCTTCTTTTTCTGGGATTGATTGTGGGAATCAACTATTTATCCATCAAAGGATTCGGCGAAATGGAATATTGGTTTGCCTTGATCAAAGTGGGTACCGTCATTATCTTCCTGGTCGTGGGATTGTTGATGGTGGTCGGGATCATGGGAGGAGAAGCTGTTGGCTTTAAAAACTTCACCATGAAGGATGGTCCTTTCCATGGGGGATGGCTGGCGGTGTTAAGTATTTTTATGGTGGCGGGGTTTTCCTTTCAGGGAACGGAAATGATCGGTGTAGCCGCCGGAGAAAGTGAAAATCCCAGGCAAAATGTTCCCAAGGCTGTTCGGCAAGTGTTCTGGAGAATCCTGCTATTCTATGTACTGGCCATTTTTGTGATCGGTCTGTTGATTCCCTTTACCGATCCCAGACTGGTAGATGCCGATATTACGGATATTGCCGTCAGTCCTTTTACCATCGTTTTTGAAAAAGCCGGTTTGGCTTTTGCCGCATCCGTTATGAATGCTGTGATTCTGACAGCAGTTTTATCGGCGGGTAACTCCGGAATGTATGTCTCCACCCGAATGTTGTGGGTATTGGCTAAAGAGGGAAAAGCTCCCCGATTTCTGGCCAAAGTCAACCGTCAGGGAGTCCCGGTCAATGCCTTGCTCCTGACAACATTGGTGGGATGTGTCGCTTTTATTGCCTCTTTTTTCGGAGACGGTGTGGTTTATCTCTGGTTGCTGAACGCTTCCGGCATGTCCGGTTTTATCGCCTGGTTGGGGATTGCTGTCAGCCATTACCGATTTCGTAAAGCTTATGTGGCCCAGGGTCGTGATTTACAAGCCCTTCCCTATCGGGCCAAATGGTTCCCATTCGGTCCCATTTTCGCCTTGATCCTTTGTTTAATTGTCGTATTGGGACAAAACTACTCCGCATTCACCCAAACACCGATTGATTGGTACGGGGTACTGGTCTCTTATATCGGACTGCCGCTCTTTATGTTGCTGTGGGTTTCTTACAAAATCATTTACCGAACGAAGGTAATTCCCCTTAAAGAGTGCTCCTTTGACATGGAATCCTCTGTTTCTCCCGTAAAAAGATAG
- a CDS encoding GntR family transcriptional regulator, protein MRRLPIEISSDDPSPIYRQIENQLRNLILSEILPAGTSLPSIRSLSKDLGCSVITTRRAYQELENEGLIMTRQGLGTFVAEVETNLWQDHRSDTMRSHFQEAIAEGLRLDFSKEELTDLFMDELEAVFRKKRS, encoded by the coding sequence ATGCGACGATTACCCATTGAAATTTCATCAGATGATCCCAGTCCAATCTACCGGCAAATCGAAAATCAGTTGCGGAATCTGATTTTAAGCGAAATACTACCAGCCGGGACATCGTTGCCATCCATCCGCAGCTTGTCCAAAGACTTGGGTTGCAGTGTGATCACGACCCGGCGGGCTTATCAGGAGTTGGAAAACGAAGGGCTGATTATGACTCGTCAAGGATTGGGAACCTTCGTGGCAGAGGTAGAAACAAACTTGTGGCAAGATCATCGATCCGATACCATGCGCAGTCACTTCCAAGAAGCCATCGCAGAGGGTTTACGGTTGGATTTTTCCAAAGAAGAGCTGACGGATCTATTTATGGACGAGCTGGAAGCTGTCTTTCGCAAAAAAAGATCATAA
- a CDS encoding ABC transporter ATP-binding protein, which translates to MHELLKVSKVSKQYGDTTALYPCTFSVQPGKVLGVLGANGAGKTTLFRMIAGMIAPTSGNVFLQGQNVCENSLFAKENTGLLFGGDTGLYDRLTVRENLDYFAQLYGLSSHKRKERIQTLARQLEFTNILDIKAGELSKGMRQKTAIGRTLIHDPQLILFDEPTTGLDIASAFAFRDRVRQLEQEGKTILFSTHILDEVMDLCSDVLILDQGKLHFVGSLESLFHHYSHPHLDLILRDIMQGGKAS; encoded by the coding sequence ATGCATGAATTATTAAAGGTCTCAAAGGTGAGCAAACAGTATGGGGATACAACCGCCTTATACCCCTGTACATTTTCCGTTCAACCGGGAAAGGTACTGGGAGTGCTGGGAGCCAACGGTGCCGGGAAAACCACGTTGTTTCGGATGATTGCCGGCATGATCGCCCCTACCTCCGGGAATGTTTTTTTACAAGGACAAAATGTATGTGAAAACAGTCTGTTCGCCAAAGAGAACACCGGCCTCCTCTTTGGCGGAGATACCGGATTGTACGACCGTTTAACGGTTCGGGAAAACCTGGATTACTTTGCCCAGCTGTACGGATTATCTTCCCACAAAAGGAAAGAGCGGATTCAAACCCTGGCACGGCAGTTGGAATTTACGAACATTCTGGATATAAAAGCCGGGGAATTATCCAAAGGAATGCGCCAAAAAACGGCTATCGGCCGTACCCTGATTCATGATCCCCAATTGATTCTTTTTGACGAGCCGACAACGGGGTTGGATATTGCATCCGCCTTCGCCTTTCGTGATCGGGTTCGACAGTTGGAGCAGGAAGGAAAAACGATTCTTTTCTCCACTCACATTTTGGATGAAGTCATGGATCTGTGCTCAGATGTATTGATATTGGATCAAGGAAAACTCCATTTTGTCGGATCCTTGGAAAGCCTGTTTCATCACTATTCCCATCCCCACCTGGATCTGATTCTGCGGGATATCATGCAAGGAGGAAAAGCGTCATGA
- a CDS encoding ABC transporter ATP-binding protein — MTQTPIISVENVEKSYHPFQLHPLDFEVQPGFVYGLVGPNGSGKSTLFRMLMNLVHPEQGQIRLFGQSYDQSEVEIKQRIGYVPENTPEHGRIRVRDLIQFVSGWYPQWNQQKCARLLKDLEIDDKKYYHQLSKGMKKKISFIMTLSSEPDLLLLDEPTDGLDLFAQRIFRDELNEFLQAKEERSVLLATHRVDDIQRMADILLLLNRGHFQGTHEKDMLLDTWKCLWLNQAPAQPETLPGVVNWTAGPPHQLITNSLEVTQDTLNRQGIAVQQTTSLELSQILEFLLRHQPDKQ, encoded by the coding sequence ATGACCCAAACCCCCATCATTTCAGTGGAAAATGTGGAAAAAAGTTATCATCCTTTTCAACTTCACCCCCTGGACTTTGAAGTACAGCCGGGCTTTGTTTACGGTTTAGTTGGCCCCAACGGATCGGGGAAAAGCACACTGTTCCGCATGTTGATGAACCTTGTCCATCCGGAACAGGGACAGATTCGGCTATTTGGTCAAAGTTACGACCAAAGTGAGGTTGAAATCAAGCAACGAATCGGATATGTACCGGAAAATACACCGGAACACGGCAGGATTCGTGTAAGGGATTTGATCCAGTTTGTGTCCGGTTGGTACCCTCAGTGGAATCAACAAAAATGTGCCCGGTTGCTGAAGGATTTGGAAATTGATGACAAAAAGTATTATCATCAACTGTCCAAAGGGATGAAGAAAAAGATCTCCTTCATTATGACCCTGTCTTCAGAGCCGGATCTGTTACTGTTGGATGAGCCAACCGACGGTTTGGACTTGTTTGCCCAGCGGATTTTCAGGGATGAACTGAACGAATTCCTGCAAGCCAAGGAAGAACGGTCCGTCCTGCTGGCAACACATCGGGTGGACGATATCCAGCGGATGGCAGATATCCTGTTACTGTTGAACCGTGGACATTTCCAAGGAACTCATGAAAAGGATATGTTGTTGGATACATGGAAGTGTTTATGGTTGAACCAAGCGCCAGCCCAGCCGGAAACGTTACCAGGGGTGGTGAATTGGACTGCGGGACCTCCCCATCAATTGATTACCAACTCTCTGGAAGTTACCCAGGACACACTGAACCGACAAGGAATCGCTGTTCAGCAAACCACTTCCCTGGAGCTCAGCCAGATTTTAGAGTTTCTCTTACGCCATCAACCTGACAAACAGTAA